The proteins below come from a single bacterium genomic window:
- a CDS encoding FAD-binding oxidoreductase produces MTDALADRAREIVGAANIVTDPAALAPLAVDGVHPRAAARPGSSEETAALLTAAAERGAGVLPRGAGVHQHLGGVPARADLVVDTTRLAGITDYEPADYVVAAQAGTRLRDLQAALGTHSQWLPIDPPGAGAATIGGVIAANRNGPRRLLYGSIRDMLIGIRVALPTGEVIKAGGKVVKNVAGYDLTKLFIGSLGSVGVIVEATFKISPAPGEGQTILVGVPDRAAAHALTTAVMQSYLLPASLVAANPHALRRIAAATGTSDAGGWGVLVLAEGLAESRKRHVDEMRTLAGPQGHFEVLDGPAHAGLWQAVAEFPSPDMHPGDVICRAGGPIARWTDLARAAEDTRTSGGPVEIVAHAGVGLLYTACAAEDGPAVITAVGAAASAAGGYAVVEAAPPALKPRLPLWGEAPGGLDLMRRLREQYDPRGIMVPGRLGWGLS; encoded by the coding sequence ATGACCGATGCCCTCGCCGATCGGGCGCGGGAGATCGTCGGTGCCGCGAACATCGTCACCGATCCGGCGGCCCTGGCGCCGCTTGCCGTGGACGGCGTCCACCCCCGCGCGGCGGCCCGTCCGGGATCGAGCGAGGAGACCGCCGCGCTGCTCACCGCCGCCGCCGAGCGAGGCGCCGGCGTCCTCCCTCGCGGCGCCGGCGTACACCAGCACCTCGGCGGCGTGCCGGCGCGCGCCGACCTCGTGGTCGACACCACACGCCTCGCGGGCATCACTGACTACGAACCGGCTGATTACGTGGTCGCGGCGCAGGCCGGCACGCGCCTGCGCGATCTCCAGGCCGCGCTCGGGACCCACAGCCAGTGGCTGCCCATCGATCCGCCGGGGGCCGGGGCGGCCACGATCGGTGGGGTCATCGCGGCCAACCGGAATGGGCCGCGCCGCCTCCTCTACGGCTCGATTCGCGACATGCTGATCGGCATCCGGGTCGCGCTGCCCACCGGCGAGGTGATCAAGGCCGGCGGCAAGGTGGTAAAGAACGTTGCCGGCTACGATCTGACGAAGTTGTTCATCGGATCGCTGGGGTCCGTCGGCGTCATCGTCGAAGCCACATTCAAGATCTCGCCGGCCCCCGGCGAAGGCCAGACGATCCTCGTGGGCGTGCCCGACCGCGCGGCCGCCCACGCGCTGACCACGGCCGTGATGCAGTCGTACCTCCTCCCCGCTTCCCTCGTGGCCGCGAACCCGCACGCGCTCAGGCGCATCGCGGCCGCAACCGGCACCTCGGACGCCGGCGGATGGGGCGTGCTGGTGCTCGCCGAGGGGCTCGCGGAAAGCCGGAAGCGGCACGTCGACGAGATGCGTACGCTCGCCGGTCCGCAGGGCCACTTCGAAGTCCTCGACGGTCCGGCGCACGCCGGGCTGTGGCAGGCCGTCGCCGAGTTTCCATCCCCGGACATGCATCCGGGCGACGTGATCTGCCGTGCCGGTGGCCCGATCGCGCGATGGACCGACCTGGCCCGCGCGGCGGAGGACACGCGGACGTCAGGCGGCCCGGTCGAGATCGTCGCGCACGCGGGAGTGGGGCTTCTGTACACCGCCTGCGCGGCGGAGGACGGGCCCGCCGTCATCACCGCGGTCGGCGCGGCGGCGTCCGCCGCCGGAGGCTACGCCGTGGTCGAAGCGGCGCCGCCGGCCCTCAAACCGCGGCTGCCGCTGTGGGGCGAGGCTCCCGGGGGGCTCGACCTCATGCGCCGGCTGCGCGAGCAGTACGATCCGCGGGGGATCATGGTCCCGGGACGGTTAGGGTGGGGGTTGTCATGA
- a CDS encoding MDR family MFS transporter codes for MTRRALITAAAMLGMFLAAMDQTAVGTAMPTIVGALGGLALYSWVFAAYQLAFVATTPIFGRLADLYGRKRIYLTGILWFIGASMLCGLSRSMDQLVLFRLLQGIGGGAVLPIALTIIADLYPVEQRLRIQGTFSSVWGLAAIVGPLLGGFFADHVTWRWIFFVNVPAGLIATVIIMVAFRDQTAMREGRIDYAGISLLTSAAVTLLLLLLWGGQAFPWRSLPVAGLAGLCTMLVVLFIQVETRTPHPFLPFSLFRDRVVTVGVVGGFLLGASMFSAVVYIPLFVQGVINTSATAAGAVLTPFMVFWTFSSIGAGRLALRLGYRPVIVSGMLILVAGFFFLTRLTAQSSIQQVVANMVLLGSGMGLTASILMIAMQNAVPRAQRGLATSINIFSRNIGSAIGISLQGAVLIGVLTARMRALGGAAGPGISRFADPQAALDASVQAHLTAAGHEAFRQALAQAVHSIFMLGLVLIALGFIVVLLYMPAGSVMELAPAQATGGADAD; via the coding sequence ATGACGCGGCGCGCGCTCATCACGGCCGCGGCCATGCTCGGGATGTTCCTCGCGGCCATGGATCAGACCGCGGTCGGGACGGCGATGCCGACGATCGTCGGGGCCCTCGGCGGCCTTGCGCTCTACTCTTGGGTCTTCGCGGCCTATCAACTGGCGTTCGTCGCGACGACACCGATCTTCGGGCGGCTGGCGGACCTCTACGGGCGGAAGCGCATCTATCTCACGGGCATCTTGTGGTTCATCGGCGCGTCGATGCTCTGCGGGCTGTCCCGCTCGATGGACCAACTCGTGCTGTTCCGGCTGCTCCAAGGGATCGGCGGTGGAGCGGTGCTGCCGATCGCCCTCACGATCATCGCCGACCTCTATCCGGTGGAGCAGCGTCTCCGAATCCAGGGGACTTTCAGCAGCGTCTGGGGGCTCGCGGCGATCGTCGGCCCCCTGCTCGGCGGATTTTTCGCCGACCATGTCACGTGGCGCTGGATCTTCTTCGTCAACGTGCCGGCAGGGTTGATCGCCACCGTCATCATCATGGTGGCCTTTCGCGATCAGACCGCCATGCGCGAAGGCCGGATCGACTATGCGGGGATCAGCCTGCTCACGAGCGCGGCGGTCACACTCTTGCTGCTTCTCCTCTGGGGCGGGCAGGCGTTCCCCTGGCGGTCCCTCCCGGTGGCCGGACTTGCCGGGCTGTGCACCATGCTCGTCGTGCTCTTCATCCAGGTGGAAACGAGAACCCCGCATCCGTTTCTTCCGTTCAGCCTCTTCAGGGACCGGGTCGTGACCGTGGGGGTCGTGGGCGGCTTTCTGCTCGGCGCCAGCATGTTCAGCGCGGTGGTGTATATCCCCCTCTTCGTGCAGGGCGTGATCAACACGAGCGCCACCGCGGCCGGCGCGGTCCTCACCCCGTTCATGGTGTTCTGGACGTTCTCGAGCATCGGCGCGGGCCGGCTGGCCTTGAGGCTGGGGTACCGTCCGGTCATCGTCAGCGGGATGCTCATCCTGGTGGCCGGATTTTTCTTCCTCACCCGTTTGACGGCCCAGTCGTCCATCCAGCAGGTCGTCGCGAACATGGTCCTGCTGGGATCGGGGATGGGGCTGACCGCGTCGATCTTGATGATCGCGATGCAGAACGCGGTGCCGCGGGCGCAGCGCGGCCTCGCCACGTCCATCAACATCTTCTCGCGGAACATCGGCAGCGCGATCGGCATCAGCCTGCAGGGCGCGGTGCTGATCGGCGTGCTCACGGCCCGGATGCGGGCCCTCGGCGGCGCGGCCGGGCCGGGCATCTCGAGGTTCGCGGACCCGCAGGCCGCGCTGGACGCGAGCGTCCAGGCGCACCTGACGGCCGCGGGGCACGAGGCGTTCCGCCAGGCGCTCGCCCAGGCCGTCCACAGCATCTTCATGCTCGGCCTCGTCCTGATCGCGCTGGGATTCATCGTCGTGCTGCTCTACATGCCTGCCGGCAGCGTGATGGAGCTCGCCCCGGCCCAAGCCACCGGAGGCGCGGACGCCGACTGA
- a CDS encoding alpha-1,4-glucan--maltose-1-phosphate maltosyltransferase — protein MEFDGRRRVVVTGVAPEIDGGRFAVKRTTGEQVVVEADVFVDGHDALACVLLHRSQDGEWTETPMAPLGNDRWRGAFTVTKVGRYEFTVQGWVDRFMSWVRDLPKRIEAGQEVRVELLIGAALVEDAQGRAAGGDAERLGGYADALREGAREEQGSPVPAGLGALMQKYADRRFSTTYERTLAVVVDQERARFSAWYEMFPRSCAPTSGRHGTLADCIRRLPYVAEMGFDVLYLPPIHPIGHTHRKGKNNATTAGPTDPGSPWAIGSEAGGHKAVHPELGTLNDFHRLVERASQYGIEVALDLAYQCSADHPYVREHPEWFRHRPDGTVQYAENPPKKYEDIYPFDFDTHEWRELWAELKSIVDFWIAQGVRIFRVDNPHTKPFAFWEWLIGEVKRDHPEVLFLAEAFTRPKVMYRLSRLGFTQSYTYFAWRNTRAELTEYFTELTQTDVREHYRPHLWTNTPDILTEFLQLGGRPAFITRLVLAATLGAGYGVYGPSFELCERVPREPGSEEYLDSEKYEIKRWELDRPDSLREIIARVNQIRRDNPALWGDRSLRFHDVDNDQLICYSKRTDDLASCVLVVVNLDPHHPQAGWTALDLATLGLDAEQPYQVHDLLTDARFIWHGARNYVELDPQRIPAHIFRVRRRVRTEQQFEYYA, from the coding sequence ATGGAGTTCGACGGACGGCGCCGGGTCGTCGTCACGGGTGTTGCACCCGAGATCGACGGCGGGCGGTTCGCGGTCAAGCGGACGACCGGTGAGCAGGTCGTCGTGGAGGCGGACGTGTTTGTGGATGGGCATGATGCCCTGGCGTGCGTCCTCCTCCATCGATCTCAGGACGGCGAGTGGACCGAGACGCCCATGGCGCCGCTCGGCAACGATCGGTGGCGAGGAGCGTTCACCGTCACTAAGGTCGGCCGCTACGAGTTTACGGTGCAGGGCTGGGTCGACAGGTTCATGTCCTGGGTTCGGGACCTGCCCAAACGTATCGAGGCCGGGCAGGAGGTCCGAGTCGAACTCCTTATCGGGGCCGCGCTGGTCGAAGACGCGCAGGGGCGCGCCGCCGGGGGCGACGCCGAGCGCCTCGGGGGGTACGCGGACGCCCTGCGAGAAGGCGCGCGCGAGGAGCAGGGGTCCCCGGTGCCGGCCGGACTCGGCGCGCTCATGCAGAAGTACGCCGACCGCCGGTTCAGTACGACCTACGAGAGGACGCTCGCCGTCGTCGTCGACCAGGAGCGGGCGCGGTTCAGCGCGTGGTACGAGATGTTCCCGCGCTCGTGCGCCCCGACCTCGGGCCGTCACGGCACGCTCGCGGACTGCATCCGGCGTCTGCCGTACGTCGCTGAGATGGGGTTCGATGTGCTCTACCTCCCGCCGATCCATCCCATCGGGCACACCCACCGCAAGGGCAAGAACAACGCCACGACCGCCGGCCCCACCGATCCGGGCAGCCCGTGGGCGATCGGTTCGGAAGCCGGGGGGCACAAGGCCGTGCATCCCGAGCTCGGCACGCTCAACGACTTCCACCGTCTCGTCGAACGCGCCTCGCAGTACGGGATCGAAGTGGCGCTGGATTTGGCCTACCAGTGCTCGGCGGATCACCCCTACGTGCGGGAACACCCGGAGTGGTTTCGGCATCGGCCCGATGGGACCGTGCAGTACGCCGAGAACCCGCCCAAGAAGTACGAGGACATCTACCCGTTCGACTTCGACACGCACGAGTGGCGCGAACTCTGGGCGGAGCTCAAGAGCATCGTCGACTTTTGGATCGCCCAGGGCGTGCGCATCTTCCGCGTGGACAACCCGCACACCAAGCCGTTTGCCTTCTGGGAATGGCTGATCGGGGAGGTCAAGCGCGACCATCCCGAGGTGCTCTTTCTCGCAGAGGCGTTCACGCGTCCGAAGGTGATGTACCGCCTCAGCCGGCTCGGGTTTACGCAATCGTATACCTACTTCGCCTGGCGCAACACGCGCGCGGAGCTGACCGAGTACTTCACCGAGCTTACGCAGACGGACGTGCGTGAGCACTACCGGCCGCACCTCTGGACCAACACCCCCGACATCCTCACGGAGTTCCTTCAGCTGGGTGGGCGGCCGGCGTTCATCACGCGCCTCGTGCTCGCCGCGACGTTGGGAGCGGGATACGGCGTCTACGGACCGTCCTTCGAACTGTGCGAACGCGTCCCCCGGGAGCCCGGGAGCGAAGAGTACCTGGACTCCGAAAAATATGAGATCAAGCGCTGGGAGCTTGACCGGCCCGACAGCCTCCGGGAGATCATCGCGCGGGTCAATCAGATCCGGCGGGACAACCCAGCCCTGTGGGGCGACCGCAGCCTCCGATTCCACGACGTCGACAACGACCAGCTGATCTGCTACAGCAAACGGACCGACGACCTCGCCAGCTGTGTGCTGGTGGTCGTGAACCTCGACCCGCACCACCCCCAGGCCGGATGGACGGCCCTCGACCTGGCGACGCTGGGGCTCGACGCGGAGCAACCCTATCAGGTGCACGACCTCCTCACCGACGCGCGCTTTATCTGGCACGGCGCGCGGAACTACGTGGAGCTCGATCCCCAGAGGATCCCCGCGCACATCTTCCGCGTGCGGCGGCGGGTCCGAACGGAGCAGCAATTCGAGTACTACGCGTGA
- a CDS encoding alpha-amylase/4-alpha-glucanotransferase domain-containing protein has product MHPIVLSLAIHNHQPIGNFDHIFAQATDKAYAPLLAGLERHPRIRLALHYSGPLLDWLRPHRPDFLARIRALAARGQVELMTGGYYEPILAIIPDADKRGQIEKLTRTIAEEFGYEAQGLWLAERVWEPHLARPLSEAGVRYTIVDDAHFEAVGLNEGQLLGYYMTEEEGAPLAIFPSLKRLRYLIPWVSVEEVIAYLRTLAETSVETGDRETALDLALMGDDGEKFGMWPGTYEHCWERGWMDRFFEALESTPWIEVTPPGEYRRTRDAAGRIYLPTSTYAEMAEWALPAERAGRLRRVHDLAAAQWEHIVPFVRGGYWRHFLVRYAEANTMHQLALRAGKKVDAMPGGVAQAQARDALWAGECNCPYWHGVFGGVYLPHVRGAVFARLIAAEAMAEAAHHSGPYAVAEARDLDGDGRTDVRLATDILVLTVDPARGGCVVEWDYRPVPRHLGNVLTRRPEAYHVDLRRAAEAGTAGGANAQMESIHTTAVRTKETGLERFLIYDRDRRASLRVHLFPTGTTLEQVWRDEQDDLGGFAGRAYGWELAEAPGTAALTLTRESALYGGTVTVERRLELAAGDHGLDHTIRLHWNGPEPLHALVAEEWGLGLFGGPGQVWADAAERRLPLDEVGELPAAGRLIITEGHSGLVLTFAPSRPAAAWSFPLVTVSNSEGGYERTDQGTVLLLRWPVDLAPGQLWEQTTRSEITGSWVKSS; this is encoded by the coding sequence ATGCATCCCATCGTCCTCTCGCTCGCCATCCACAACCATCAGCCCATCGGCAACTTCGATCACATCTTCGCGCAGGCGACCGACAAGGCGTACGCGCCACTCCTCGCCGGGCTGGAGCGGCACCCGCGGATCCGCTTGGCCCTCCACTATTCGGGGCCTCTGCTCGATTGGCTGAGGCCGCACCGGCCCGATTTCCTCGCCCGCATCCGGGCGTTGGCCGCGCGCGGGCAGGTGGAGCTGATGACCGGCGGCTATTATGAACCGATCCTCGCCATCATCCCCGATGCGGACAAGCGCGGTCAGATCGAGAAGCTGACCCGGACGATCGCGGAGGAGTTTGGGTATGAGGCCCAGGGCCTCTGGCTTGCGGAGCGCGTGTGGGAACCGCATCTGGCGCGGCCGCTCAGCGAGGCGGGCGTGCGCTATACGATCGTCGACGACGCGCACTTCGAGGCCGTGGGACTCAATGAGGGCCAGCTCCTCGGCTACTACATGACCGAGGAGGAAGGGGCTCCGCTCGCGATCTTCCCCAGCCTGAAGCGACTGCGCTACCTGATCCCCTGGGTCTCCGTCGAAGAGGTGATCGCGTACCTCCGGACGCTCGCCGAGACGTCGGTCGAGACGGGCGACCGCGAGACCGCGCTCGACCTCGCCCTCATGGGAGACGACGGTGAGAAGTTCGGCATGTGGCCGGGCACCTACGAACACTGCTGGGAGCGCGGCTGGATGGATCGATTCTTCGAGGCCCTCGAGTCCACCCCGTGGATCGAGGTCACCCCGCCGGGCGAGTACCGGCGGACGCGCGACGCGGCGGGGCGCATCTATCTGCCGACGTCGACGTATGCGGAGATGGCGGAGTGGGCGCTCCCCGCCGAGCGGGCAGGACGCCTGAGGCGCGTCCACGACCTCGCCGCCGCGCAGTGGGAGCACATCGTGCCGTTCGTCCGAGGAGGCTACTGGCGGCATTTCCTCGTCCGCTACGCGGAGGCCAACACGATGCACCAGTTGGCGCTGCGGGCGGGAAAGAAGGTCGACGCGATGCCGGGCGGTGTCGCGCAGGCGCAGGCCCGCGACGCGCTGTGGGCGGGCGAGTGCAATTGTCCGTACTGGCACGGCGTCTTCGGCGGCGTGTACCTGCCGCACGTCCGCGGCGCTGTGTTCGCACGACTGATCGCCGCGGAGGCGATGGCCGAAGCCGCCCACCACTCGGGGCCGTACGCGGTCGCGGAAGCCCGTGATCTGGACGGCGACGGGCGGACGGACGTACGCCTCGCCACCGACATCCTCGTCCTCACCGTGGACCCGGCCAGGGGGGGATGCGTCGTCGAGTGGGATTACCGGCCGGTTCCCCGCCACCTCGGGAACGTGCTCACCCGCCGGCCCGAAGCGTACCACGTCGACCTGCGCCGCGCGGCGGAGGCCGGCACGGCCGGAGGCGCGAACGCTCAGATGGAATCGATCCATACGACGGCCGTGCGCACGAAAGAGACCGGACTCGAGCGCTTTTTGATCTACGACCGGGATCGGCGGGCCAGCCTGCGCGTCCATCTGTTCCCAACCGGGACGACGCTCGAGCAGGTGTGGCGCGACGAGCAGGACGACCTCGGAGGATTCGCCGGCCGAGCGTACGGCTGGGAATTGGCCGAGGCGCCTGGAACGGCGGCGCTGACCCTCACCCGCGAATCGGCGCTCTATGGCGGGACCGTGACGGTGGAGCGCCGGCTCGAACTCGCGGCCGGCGACCATGGATTGGACCATACCATCCGGCTCCACTGGAACGGCCCGGAACCGCTCCACGCGCTCGTCGCCGAGGAATGGGGCCTCGGCCTGTTCGGCGGCCCCGGGCAGGTGTGGGCCGACGCTGCGGAACGCCGCCTCCCGCTCGACGAGGTCGGGGAGCTCCCGGCGGCCGGCCGGCTGATCATCACGGAAGGCCACTCGGGGCTGGTCCTCACATTCGCGCCTTCCAGGCCGGCGGCGGCGTGGAGCTTCCCGCTGGTCACCGTCTCCAACTCGGAGGGGGGGTACGAGCGAACCGACCAGGGGACCGTTCTCCTGCTGCGCTGGCCCGTGGACCTTGCACCCGGCCAACTCTGGGAGCAGACGACGCGGTCCGAGATCACCGGCTCATGGGTAAAATCTTCGTGA